The following is a genomic window from Afipia sp. P52-10.
AGAAGTACAGCGGGCGATCGACGGCGAGCGCAAACAGAACATCCGGGCGCGGCAGGTGCGCAAGGCCGAGGTCGAGGCAGGCCACCTTCGCCGGCACCGCTGCGGCTGCTGCCGCCCCAACAGCGTCGAAGGCAGGACATAGTGTCGCCACCTGTGCGGGATTCACGGCCAGCACGACCGCACGCGCGGTCAAGCCGGTGCCATCTGCAAGCTCGACACGCCAGCGTGTGTCGCGCTCGATCGATTCGACACGGCAGCTTGAACGCAGGTCAACACCGCGCTGGGCGCAGGCGGCGCATAAGCTGTCGATCATGGTCCCCCAGCCGCCGTCCAGATAGCGGGCGCCCCGCGTCAGGCCGCCATGAAGCTGATCGAGGAGCGTCCGCCCATCCGCGACCTCCGGCGCATGGACGATGCTCGTCAGTCGCACCAACGCCGCAAGCATCGAGCGGACCATGGGCGATGGCGAGAGTGCTGCGAGCGCCGCGCTCAAGGATATTCCGGACGGAACGTCCGGCGATCCATCGCGCAGGCTGCGCAACAGTGATGCCAGCTCGGCTTTCTCCACGTCGGACAGTAACGTGGTCGCGGCAAGTCCTGCAGCCCTGAAAGGGGCTGGGTGCAGCGCGTTCTCGTAGACGAAGACTCCGTCGGCGAGAGCTGGAGGGCGGCCGGCCGCGGTGATGCCGAGATTCTGCAACGCCTTGTCGAGAAAACCGTCGCGATAAAGCGCGTGAGCCCCCTGGTTGAAGTGATATCCGGAGACGATCCGCGTCCTCGCCCGTCCGCCAAATTCCGATGCCGCCTCAACGAGCAGCACGCTGGCCCCGCTCTCCGCGGCGAAGGCAGCCGAAACCATCCCTGCGACGCCGCCGCCGACCACGACGACGTCAACCTCAGATGCGCCCATCGCCTCCTCCTATTACGGATAATTTGTATCCGATTTAACACGGATATATATTATCCGCAATGAGAATCAGCGACGGCGTCGAATGGGCGGTTCATGTATGCGGCGTGCTCGCGGCCGCGCCGGAGGGACGAGGTGTGCCCGGCGCCAAGCTCGCCGAATTTCACGCGTTACCCCCGGCCTATCTGGCCAAGCACCTGCAAGCGCTGTCGCGCGCCGGCATCGTCGCCGCGGATCGCGGCGCGAAGGGCGGCTATCGGCTCGGACGTCCGCCTGCCAAAATCTCGTTGCTCGATATCGTGGTAGCGATCGAGGGACCGCAGCCCGCCTTCCGCTGCACCGAAATTCGCAAGCAGGGGCCCTGTCCGGCGCCGCCGTCGGCCTGCCGAAAGGCATGTCCGATTGCGCGTGCGTTTCTTGCAGCGGAAATGGCGTGGCGCCAGGCGCTCGCGAACGTAACGGTGGCGCAGATGAATGCGGCTGCCGCGGCGGAATCGTTCGACGACAAGCGACGCCGCGACTTTCAGGCATGGCTGAGCGCGGCTCTGCAATGAGCCGCGCGACCGCGATCAATAACACGCAGGAACCGGTGGCGTGCTGCATCGGCACGCCACCGGTCCGGTCGAGCCGAAATACGCGGCCTTAGCAGTTCGGCATGTTCGCCGGGCGCTGCTGGGCCATTCCGCCGACCGAACTGTTTCCCATGCCGGAGCCGGGCGATGCGCTGCCTGCCGTGCCTGGGGCCGAAGGTCCAGACACCGAACTCCCTGTCGTGGTGTTGTTCGGGTTGTTGTTCTTAGCGCCGGTCATATCTGCACCCGGCGCGCGGTTCTTCACCATGTTCGAACTGACATCCCAACACTGGGTCGGGCTCGTCGTCGTGCCGCTCATGCCCGGTCCGGTGTTCTGAGCGTAGGCCGCAGTGATCGTTCCAACTGCGACGGCGGACAGCAATAGCACCTTCAGCTTCGTCATCGTTGCACCCGTCATTCTTGCCTCCGGATTCGTTTCCAGAGTCGTGGCTTCCAGACGGGCTTAATTCGTTCGGCGCGGAGGCGTTCCTCAGTCGCTGGCCCTGAAGCCGGCGTCATCGCGGTTCTGTCCCGCGGCGTTGGCCCAATGGAACATCCAGCACCGGAACAGGTTGGACATCAACCTCACAGCTTTGATCCGCGCATGTCCCGCATCCGCATCGGCACATCTGGATGGCACTATGCATCTTGGAAGGGAATCTTCTTTCCGAGAGGTCTCATGATCCGGCATCAGCTGCCGTACTATGCTACACAGTTCTCGACCACCGAGCTGAATGGTGTCTTCTATCGCATGCCGGAAGCGAAAACGGTGGCCAACTGGCGGGACAGCACCGACGACGATTTCATCTTCGCATGGAAAGCGTCCCGCTTCATCACGCACTGGAAACGGCTGTCGGACGGTTCGCAGGACAGTGTTGCCCTCATGACATCCCGCCTCGCCGTTCTCGGGGAGAAGGCGGGGCCGATCCTGTTCCAACTGCCGCCCAACTTTGCATCGAACCAGGACCGCCTCGCTTCGTTCATCAAGCATCTGCCGAAACAGCACCGCTACAGCTTCGAATTTCGTCATCCGAGCTGGTACGCGCCGAACACTCTGAGGGTCCTATCGGATGCCAACATCGCGCTCTGCCTGTCCGACCACCATCATGCTCCGGCACCCTGGCAGCGCACGGCCGATTTTGTGTACATCCGTGGTCATGGTCCCGGAGGGCGGTACAAGGGCCGCTATCCGGATGCTACGCTTGCGGATTGGACGCGTCGGATACGCTCCTGGAAGAGGCAGGGCTACGACGTATACGTCTACTTCGACAACGACCAGAAAAGCGCCGCCCCGAAAGACGCCAGCAAGCTTAAGCTGATGATGCAGCCGCCGCACGCATCTCGCGATTAACGCG
Proteins encoded in this region:
- a CDS encoding Rrf2 family transcriptional regulator; translated protein: MRISDGVEWAVHVCGVLAAAPEGRGVPGAKLAEFHALPPAYLAKHLQALSRAGIVAADRGAKGGYRLGRPPAKISLLDIVVAIEGPQPAFRCTEIRKQGPCPAPPSACRKACPIARAFLAAEMAWRQALANVTVAQMNAAAAAESFDDKRRRDFQAWLSAALQ
- a CDS encoding DUF72 domain-containing protein, which codes for MSRIRIGTSGWHYASWKGIFFPRGLMIRHQLPYYATQFSTTELNGVFYRMPEAKTVANWRDSTDDDFIFAWKASRFITHWKRLSDGSQDSVALMTSRLAVLGEKAGPILFQLPPNFASNQDRLASFIKHLPKQHRYSFEFRHPSWYAPNTLRVLSDANIALCLSDHHHAPAPWQRTADFVYIRGHGPGGRYKGRYPDATLADWTRRIRSWKRQGYDVYVYFDNDQKSAAPKDASKLKLMMQPPHASRD
- a CDS encoding FAD-dependent oxidoreductase; translated protein: MGASEVDVVVVGGGVAGMVSAAFAAESGASVLLVEAASEFGGRARTRIVSGYHFNQGAHALYRDGFLDKALQNLGITAAGRPPALADGVFVYENALHPAPFRAAGLAATTLLSDVEKAELASLLRSLRDGSPDVPSGISLSAALAALSPSPMVRSMLAALVRLTSIVHAPEVADGRTLLDQLHGGLTRGARYLDGGWGTMIDSLCAACAQRGVDLRSSCRVESIERDTRWRVELADGTGLTARAVVLAVNPAQVATLCPAFDAVGAAAAAAVPAKVACLDLGLAHLPRPDVLFALAVDRPLYFSVHSNAARLAPDGAALIHTMRYLEPGETFSRDQLVAELEGFVDLAQPGWREHERARQFLPAMPVISSIPLAAKGGASGRPSFVVPDVDGLFISGDWVGPLGLLSDTAAASGRSAGEAAAAFARA